The Candidatus Eisenbacteria bacterium genome contains a region encoding:
- a CDS encoding SET domain-containing protein-lysine N-methyltransferase: MHVDNESSGRGDRPVFREGMIPDYYISPAARPRQIAGKGLGVTAVASIEESEIIECAPVKLLTPNKGLDREWRRLHRVLLETVLGDYVFEWTTHRGAVALGYGGLYNHSSHSNATVIRLIRPRKIVFVAKRAIKPGEEITISYRHVWFQPVEQEEGRPDCGGEAR; the protein is encoded by the coding sequence ATGCATGTCGACAACGAATCGTCCGGTCGGGGGGATCGGCCGGTTTTTCGGGAAGGGATGATCCCCGACTACTACATCTCCCCGGCAGCGAGGCCGCGGCAGATCGCGGGGAAGGGGCTGGGCGTCACGGCGGTCGCGTCGATCGAGGAGTCCGAGATCATCGAATGCGCCCCGGTGAAGCTGCTCACGCCGAACAAGGGGCTGGACCGCGAATGGCGGCGGCTCCACCGGGTCCTTCTGGAGACGGTGCTCGGCGACTACGTCTTCGAATGGACCACCCATCGCGGCGCCGTCGCCCTCGGTTACGGCGGCCTCTACAACCACTCCTCGCATTCAAACGCCACGGTGATCCGGCTGATCCGGCCGCGGAAAATCGTCTTCGTCGCGAAGCGGGCGATCAAGCCCGGCGAAGAGATCACCATCAGCTACCGACATGTATGGTTCCAGCCGGTGGAACAGGAGGAGGGGCGTCCCGATTGCGGAGGAGAGGCGCGGTAG